Proteins encoded in a region of the Candidatus Moanabacter tarae genome:
- the mexB gene encoding Multidrug resistance protein MexB: MIAWFTRNGVAANLLMLLLVFGGGYSVLTVKREMFPFFSLDTVVVRVPYPGASPSEIEEAVIIRIEEAIEGINGIKEIMATAYEGHGSVAVTVNKGYDVTSVKDQIRARVDAIPSFPAETERPIVEELLFDRDIIWVAVYGEADEKNLKALAEKIRDDVVRIPGISRAFVQGARNYEISIEVSEEQMRRYGISFDAVVQAIRRSSLDLPGGTIKASGGEIQLRTKEQAYTGPDFEEIVLLTHPDGTRIYLNDVADVRDAFEDQDLFSRFNGHSATLVKIEEVGREDPLDIAHKIYSYVEDAKGTWLPEGVELVAWGDFSFYLQDRLNMLMKNGFYGFVLVILALAIFLRPSLAVFVAIGIPVSFLGTLMIAPAIGLTINMISLFAFVLVLGIVVDDAIVVGESVFTEYQRNGPGAESAIRGTHAVSTPVTFAVITTIAAFIPIFALPGLIGKFFVSVPLVVIPTLIFSLIQSKLVLPYHLSLCRFDERVRRGRFNPLFRLQRWFSDGLENFINTRYRKILNRAMEHRYVTLAIFVALLIISVGFTLGGWVRFVFFPNIPSDYFMLELKMAEGIPLAETKRALNHIEESLHNISQEEIRSGKPDPVKNKGVFLGYVPMAANVESMGSTFSASNIGSMFVELSKSEVRDSNAFEISRRWREAIGAVPGARKLTIRGNAGGPTGLPVDIRLTGPDFEDLRNAANKVRRQLAEYKGLYDIRDTFTESKKEIKIRLKDQARILGLSSVDLARQIRQGFYGEEVQRVQRNREDIRIMVRYPAQERISLGHLESMRIRSPEGAEIPISEVADIQVGDGYSSIVRIDGQRVINIQADADKDVADVSAINNELYSNEGPLAQILDQFPQIVSLKSGEAKEMAEILPVIKRGVVMVSVVIYILLAIPFRSYMQPLIVIAVIPFGIAAAIFGHFITFQNLSILSFLGVIALTGVVVNDSLVLVDYINRLRREDCEIREAVWEGGVARFRPIILTSLTTFFGLVPILLESSLQAQFLIPMATSLGFGVLFATGITLILVPICYLILDDIRRAVRFGAFFLFSRRELKDFDAQ; encoded by the coding sequence ATGATTGCTTGGTTCACTCGTAACGGAGTCGCGGCTAATCTGTTAATGCTGCTACTGGTATTCGGTGGCGGCTATTCAGTACTCACCGTTAAGCGAGAGATGTTTCCCTTCTTTTCCCTCGACACAGTAGTAGTGCGAGTTCCCTACCCGGGTGCGTCACCTTCGGAAATTGAAGAAGCGGTTATTATTCGCATCGAAGAGGCTATTGAGGGGATTAACGGAATAAAAGAGATAATGGCAACTGCTTACGAAGGCCATGGGTCCGTGGCAGTCACCGTAAATAAGGGCTACGATGTCACATCTGTTAAAGATCAGATCAGGGCTCGAGTAGATGCTATTCCATCCTTCCCAGCAGAGACGGAGCGACCCATTGTGGAAGAGCTCCTTTTTGATCGTGATATCATATGGGTTGCCGTTTATGGGGAAGCGGATGAAAAGAACCTCAAGGCCTTGGCAGAGAAAATTCGGGATGACGTCGTCAGAATTCCGGGGATCTCCCGGGCTTTTGTCCAGGGCGCGAGAAACTACGAAATATCGATCGAGGTTTCAGAGGAGCAGATGCGGAGGTACGGGATCAGCTTCGATGCGGTCGTACAGGCAATCCGGCGCAGTTCACTAGATTTACCTGGTGGTACGATCAAGGCATCGGGCGGGGAAATTCAATTGCGGACCAAAGAACAAGCTTACACCGGCCCCGATTTTGAGGAAATCGTTCTCCTCACGCATCCTGATGGAACTCGGATATATTTAAATGATGTGGCGGATGTTCGTGACGCTTTCGAAGATCAGGATCTCTTCAGCCGTTTCAATGGGCATTCGGCGACTCTCGTTAAGATTGAAGAGGTTGGCCGTGAGGATCCACTTGATATTGCTCATAAGATTTACTCTTACGTTGAGGACGCCAAGGGAACTTGGTTGCCCGAAGGTGTCGAGTTGGTTGCTTGGGGTGATTTCTCATTTTATCTTCAGGACCGTTTGAATATGCTGATGAAAAATGGGTTCTATGGCTTTGTGTTGGTTATTCTTGCTCTCGCCATTTTTCTGCGCCCGTCGCTCGCGGTCTTTGTAGCCATTGGGATACCCGTTAGCTTTTTGGGCACTCTCATGATTGCTCCTGCAATCGGTCTTACTATTAATATGATTTCTCTTTTTGCCTTCGTCCTCGTTCTTGGAATTGTGGTTGATGATGCTATCGTAGTGGGAGAAAGCGTATTCACTGAGTACCAACGAAACGGGCCAGGCGCGGAGAGTGCTATTAGGGGAACTCACGCAGTTAGTACTCCTGTCACTTTCGCAGTTATCACTACGATTGCCGCTTTTATTCCGATTTTTGCGCTGCCAGGGCTCATTGGAAAGTTTTTTGTCTCGGTGCCTCTGGTGGTTATTCCTACGCTGATATTTTCTCTGATCCAGAGCAAGTTGGTGCTTCCATACCATCTTTCCTTGTGCCGATTCGATGAACGAGTTCGACGGGGGAGATTCAATCCTCTTTTTAGATTACAACGCTGGTTCTCAGATGGTCTCGAAAATTTCATCAACACCCGGTATCGCAAGATACTAAACCGAGCGATGGAGCATCGGTATGTAACTTTAGCAATTTTCGTTGCTCTATTGATTATATCAGTAGGTTTCACCCTTGGAGGTTGGGTGCGCTTCGTTTTCTTCCCCAATATTCCTTCCGACTATTTTATGCTTGAATTGAAAATGGCCGAAGGAATTCCTCTCGCAGAAACTAAACGCGCTCTGAATCATATAGAGGAATCTTTACACAATATTTCCCAGGAAGAGATCAGGTCTGGGAAGCCGGATCCGGTAAAGAACAAAGGGGTTTTCCTAGGGTATGTCCCAATGGCAGCTAATGTGGAATCTATGGGATCCACCTTTTCTGCCAGCAACATTGGTTCGATGTTTGTGGAATTGTCAAAAAGTGAGGTAAGGGATTCAAATGCGTTCGAAATATCAAGACGTTGGCGCGAGGCGATCGGAGCCGTTCCTGGGGCGAGAAAATTAACGATTCGAGGCAATGCTGGCGGCCCCACGGGGTTACCTGTTGATATTCGTCTCACAGGCCCGGATTTTGAGGATCTTAGGAATGCTGCCAACAAGGTTCGTAGGCAATTAGCCGAATATAAGGGCCTTTACGACATCCGAGATACGTTCACAGAAAGTAAAAAGGAGATCAAAATCAGGCTCAAAGATCAGGCTCGTATCCTGGGATTAAGTTCCGTTGATCTGGCCCGGCAGATCCGCCAGGGTTTTTATGGCGAGGAAGTGCAGCGAGTGCAACGGAATCGAGAAGACATTAGGATAATGGTCCGTTACCCAGCGCAGGAGCGGATTTCACTGGGCCATCTCGAGTCGATGAGGATCAGATCTCCCGAAGGTGCCGAAATCCCAATCTCTGAAGTAGCGGATATCCAGGTCGGGGATGGATATTCCTCTATCGTTCGAATTGATGGTCAGAGGGTAATCAATATTCAAGCGGATGCTGACAAAGACGTGGCCGATGTTAGTGCCATAAACAACGAACTCTATTCGAATGAAGGTCCTTTGGCGCAGATCCTAGATCAATTTCCCCAGATTGTATCTTTGAAGTCGGGAGAAGCCAAGGAGATGGCTGAAATCCTTCCTGTAATCAAGAGGGGAGTAGTTATGGTCTCGGTGGTCATTTATATCCTATTGGCGATTCCTTTCAGAAGCTATATGCAGCCACTCATTGTCATCGCGGTAATCCCTTTTGGGATAGCAGCAGCCATATTCGGTCACTTTATTACATTTCAGAATCTCAGTATTCTTTCTTTTTTAGGTGTTATTGCCTTAACTGGTGTGGTGGTCAATGATTCCCTAGTGTTGGTTGACTACATTAATCGCCTTCGACGAGAGGACTGCGAAATCAGAGAAGCTGTATGGGAAGGAGGTGTTGCGCGATTTCGGCCCATTATTTTGACCTCGCTTACAACCTTTTTTGGGCTTGTCCCAATTCTTTTGGAATCAAGTCTTCAGGCCCAGTTTCTGATTCCGATGGCTACTTCCCTTGGGTTTGGGGTTCTTTTTGCCACTGGTATCACCCTCATACTTGTACCGATTTGCTACCTAATCTTAGATGATATCCGTCGTGCAGTTAGGTTTGGTGCTTTCTTTCTTTTCTCACGAAGAGAGCTGAAAGATTTTGATGCCCAGTAA
- the bepD gene encoding Efflux pump periplasmic linker BepD: protein MNSRTRGVLRSIILSFVILGVAVLFAIYMDKLRSRPEEKEDLPVLPRVEVVRVQLESHRLEVVTHGTVQPRTETSLTSEVSGVIVAVSPNFFPGKFFHENEVLLEIDSTEYRALRAEARSRLAQARLVFKQESAFAEQARDDWNDLGLGEGGDLALRKPQVFRAKMEMEAAEAALEVAERNLRLTTIRAPYTGRVREKSVDIGQVVAARVTPLARIYSVDVAEVRLPISAEEAAFVELPEQYQDDINASDKPEVILEFDYAGRRISRLGFVDRVEGAIEVSTRQTVVVAKVLKPFSRAGASDEPPLKPGQFVRARILGHLIKDAAIIPRGSLHNQLVYVIDAQARLQIRPVRVVRKGIDKVVVAEGLNEGDLVCITPLVFAIEGMEVIVENISGDALPREAKDLP from the coding sequence ATGAATTCGCGAACTAGAGGTGTTTTAAGGTCGATCATTCTGTCTTTTGTTATCCTAGGTGTCGCAGTTTTGTTTGCCATCTATATGGACAAGTTGCGGTCTAGGCCTGAGGAGAAAGAAGATCTTCCGGTCCTTCCGAGGGTTGAGGTTGTCAGAGTACAGCTAGAATCTCATCGGTTGGAAGTGGTGACTCACGGCACTGTTCAGCCTCGGACGGAAACGAGCCTAACCAGCGAGGTTTCGGGTGTTATTGTTGCGGTTTCTCCTAACTTCTTTCCTGGAAAATTCTTTCACGAGAACGAAGTGCTCCTTGAGATTGATTCTACTGAATATCGGGCTCTGCGTGCAGAAGCTAGAAGCAGACTCGCCCAAGCCAGACTCGTTTTTAAGCAGGAAAGTGCCTTCGCGGAGCAGGCTCGTGATGATTGGAACGATCTTGGGTTAGGAGAAGGGGGTGATTTAGCCCTGAGAAAGCCTCAGGTCTTTAGGGCGAAGATGGAGATGGAAGCGGCTGAGGCGGCTCTTGAAGTGGCGGAACGCAATCTTCGCTTAACAACAATTCGCGCTCCCTATACTGGACGCGTAAGGGAAAAGTCTGTGGACATCGGTCAGGTGGTAGCCGCGCGAGTGACCCCTTTAGCGCGTATCTATTCGGTCGATGTGGCCGAAGTTCGGCTACCGATTTCGGCAGAGGAGGCGGCATTTGTGGAATTACCGGAGCAATATCAGGATGACATTAACGCCTCAGATAAACCGGAAGTCATCCTTGAATTCGACTATGCTGGAAGACGTATTTCTCGGCTTGGATTTGTTGATCGAGTTGAGGGTGCCATTGAGGTTTCAACGCGGCAAACCGTCGTTGTAGCTAAGGTTTTGAAGCCGTTTTCTCGGGCCGGAGCTTCCGACGAACCACCCCTGAAACCAGGACAATTTGTCCGAGCCCGTATCTTAGGACATCTTATCAAGGATGCAGCGATCATTCCTCGAGGTTCATTACACAATCAGCTTGTCTACGTGATAGATGCCCAGGCCCGCCTGCAGATACGTCCTGTAAGAGTTGTGCGCAAGGGGATCGATAAAGTGGTTGTCGCTGAAGGGTTGAACGAGGGTGATCTCGTCTGTATAACTCCTTTAGTATTCGCAATCGAGGGTATGGAAGTCATCGTAGAAAATATTTCTGGAGATGCCCTCCCAAGGGAAGCTAAAGACCTCCCATGA
- the pld1_2 gene encoding Pyridoxal 4-dehydrogenase produces MKNSINSRKIGVTELEVTSLGFGAAPIGDLFQKLAEPEAESILNAAWNSGIRYFDTAPFYGHGKSELRVGQFLRQKDRDEFVLSTKVGRVLRAPKDPANFKSDFWIDAIFDFQFDYTYDGVMRSFEDSLQRLGLNRIDVLLIHDLDPWFHGPDVFNAYFGQLLSGGYQALQDLKNSGAIRAFGAGVNLPGTIPKFLDSMDLDLFIVAMPYTLLDQGALDSEFPRCADRSVGIVIGSPFASGILATGPIEGAVYGYKPASPEIMEKTCRIASVCKKHGVSLRSAAMQFPLAHPIVAAIIPGSIKPEYLPTNRDDFIREIPSGLWDELRKDGLIREDAPTP; encoded by the coding sequence ATGAAAAATTCGATAAATTCTCGGAAAATTGGAGTAACCGAATTGGAGGTAACCTCCTTGGGCTTCGGCGCAGCCCCTATTGGAGATCTCTTCCAAAAGCTTGCCGAACCAGAAGCCGAATCCATTCTGAATGCTGCCTGGAACTCCGGCATCCGTTACTTCGATACTGCGCCCTTCTATGGCCATGGAAAGAGCGAGCTTAGAGTCGGCCAATTTCTTCGACAAAAGGATCGGGACGAGTTCGTCCTCTCAACCAAAGTGGGCCGAGTGCTTCGCGCCCCCAAGGACCCCGCGAACTTCAAGTCAGATTTCTGGATCGATGCCATTTTTGATTTTCAATTCGACTATACCTATGACGGGGTGATGCGCTCCTTTGAGGATAGCCTACAACGCCTTGGACTCAATCGAATCGACGTATTGCTGATTCATGATCTCGACCCCTGGTTCCATGGTCCAGACGTATTCAATGCATACTTTGGGCAACTTCTTTCGGGAGGTTACCAAGCTCTTCAAGATCTTAAAAATAGCGGTGCGATAAGAGCGTTCGGTGCCGGGGTAAACCTCCCTGGGACAATACCCAAGTTCCTGGACTCAATGGATCTCGATCTCTTCATAGTCGCTATGCCCTATACCCTCCTTGACCAAGGTGCGCTGGATAGCGAGTTTCCACGATGTGCAGACCGCAGCGTTGGCATTGTCATCGGATCTCCCTTTGCCTCCGGCATACTCGCGACTGGTCCTATTGAAGGAGCTGTCTACGGTTACAAACCCGCCAGTCCGGAAATAATGGAAAAAACATGCCGCATAGCATCTGTTTGCAAAAAACATGGCGTCTCTCTTCGTTCGGCTGCAATGCAGTTTCCCCTCGCCCATCCAATCGTCGCTGCTATAATCCCGGGCTCAATCAAACCGGAATACCTCCCAACCAATCGCGATGATTTTATCCGTGAGATCCCATCAGGCCTTTGGGACGAATTGAGAAAGGACGGTCTTATTAGGGAAGACGCCCCAACGCCCTAG
- the asnS gene encoding Asparagine--tRNA ligase, whose translation MRRTRIIDALRSDSEIDSVLIQGWVRTRRDTKELSFVEVNDGTCLKNIQVIVESSLLEGAKSVSISTGSAVAVKGSLVESEGKGQRWEIKAETVKLIGKAEESYPLQKKRHSNEYLREIAHLRPRSNFFGCVFRIRNHLSYAVHRFFQDRKFIYVHTPIITSSDCEGAGELFQVTSLDSAALPIEKGEVNDAKDFFSRPTYLTVSGQFGVEAFALSLSNVYSFGPTFRAENSNTSRHASEFWMIEPEMAFCDLEGNIKLAEEFVKFLVDDVVENCADDLVLFERYVDRGLRERLRFVSERPFLRVSHAEAIEVLKASNKTFEYPIEEEGNLQSEHERYLTEEHFESPVSIYDFPRASKPFYMRVNDDEKTVRAMDVLVPGIGELIGGSQREERLDLLEENMDRHEIDKTDYWWYLDLRRYGTVPHSGFGLGFDRMLMFVTGVSNIRDVIPFPRTPGNAEF comes from the coding sequence ATGCGAAGGACGCGAATTATTGATGCTCTGAGAAGTGACTCAGAAATCGACTCAGTATTGATACAAGGCTGGGTGCGTACTCGCCGTGATACGAAAGAACTCTCATTTGTTGAAGTTAACGACGGTACCTGCCTTAAGAACATTCAAGTTATCGTTGAGTCCTCCCTTCTTGAGGGTGCCAAATCAGTTTCGATTAGCACGGGTTCGGCAGTTGCGGTAAAAGGGAGTCTTGTTGAGTCTGAGGGCAAGGGACAGAGATGGGAGATTAAAGCAGAGACGGTTAAGTTGATTGGGAAGGCGGAAGAATCGTATCCACTTCAGAAGAAGCGACATAGTAATGAATATCTCAGAGAGATTGCGCACCTCCGACCTCGTTCTAATTTTTTTGGGTGCGTGTTCCGTATCCGCAATCATCTTTCTTATGCTGTGCATAGATTCTTCCAAGATCGGAAATTTATTTATGTCCACACTCCGATAATTACTTCGAGCGACTGTGAGGGCGCGGGTGAACTTTTCCAAGTAACGTCTTTGGACTCGGCTGCTCTCCCTATTGAAAAAGGGGAAGTTAATGATGCAAAGGATTTTTTTTCTCGGCCAACCTATCTTACCGTAAGCGGCCAATTTGGAGTGGAGGCTTTTGCCCTCTCTCTCTCAAACGTCTATTCCTTTGGACCTACTTTTCGGGCGGAAAATTCAAACACATCACGCCATGCAAGTGAATTTTGGATGATTGAACCGGAGATGGCTTTTTGCGATTTAGAGGGGAATATCAAGTTGGCAGAGGAATTCGTTAAATTCCTGGTTGATGATGTTGTAGAGAATTGCGCTGATGACCTGGTCCTTTTTGAGCGCTACGTTGATAGGGGTTTGAGAGAACGTCTGCGGTTTGTTTCAGAGAGGCCCTTCCTCCGAGTTTCTCATGCTGAGGCGATCGAGGTTCTGAAGGCCTCCAACAAGACCTTCGAATATCCAATTGAGGAGGAAGGTAATTTGCAATCCGAGCACGAGCGATATCTTACTGAAGAACACTTTGAATCTCCGGTTTCAATCTATGATTTCCCCCGTGCCTCAAAGCCCTTTTACATGAGGGTAAATGACGATGAGAAGACAGTTCGAGCCATGGATGTCCTTGTTCCTGGCATCGGAGAATTAATTGGTGGCAGTCAGCGTGAGGAACGACTCGATCTGCTCGAGGAAAACATGGATCGGCATGAAATCGACAAGACGGACTACTGGTGGTATCTAGACCTCCGGCGCTACGGCACGGTTCCTCACAGCGGTTTCGGACTCGGGTTCGACCGGATGTTGATGTTCGTCACTGGTGTTTCCAATATCCGGGATGTCATTCCGTTCCCCCGAACTCCGGGTAACGCGGAATTCTGA